TCAATTGGGGGATCATCTCCTCAACAAGAAAACAAGATCATAAATAAGAAATGCCTATCAAGTTTTATTGTAATCAATGTGGTCAAAGATTAAGCATCTCCAGCAAGAAAGCAGGAAAAACCGTTTCCTGCCCTGCTTGCCACAAACAGATTACGATTCCACTCAAGAGCCAAGCTCGTCGCTCAGAACAGACAGAAAACAGGGCAGCACCGCCCACTGAAGCAGACCTGTCTCCCCAGATCAATACACCACTTGATCAAGATCAAAATCAACTTCTCGACGATTTGGATGATTTAGGACCACTCGGAGAAAGCTGGGATGAACTCCTCGATGATGACTGGGAAGTGGCTGCTGCCGAGGAAGCCAGCCAGCCAGTAGTAGCGGAAGCACAGGAAGATCAGATTGACGAACCCGAAGTAGAAAAAACCGCTCCAACTGAGAAACAGCAGCCCACTGCGGAAGTAACGTCCCCTCCCAAGGAGCAGAGTACTCCCCCTGAACCCGTTTCTCCTGTAACAGAGACTAAGCCGAAAGTGGAAAAAACAAAAGCCGCTGTGAGCACGGTGGCTGCTACTTCAACCGTCACATCAATGCAATTTGAAGAGGATGATGAAGACGAAGATGACGAGGATGAAGGATTTTCGATCCGATCTGCAGAATCAGATTTTGAAGAGATGGACCTGACTCCCATGGTCGATGTCACGTTTCTCTTACTGATCTTTTTCATGATCACCGCGTCGTTCAGCCTGCAAAAAAGTATTCAGGTGCCCCCACCCAATCCCGATGAAGATGGTGTTTCACAATCACTGCAAACACTCGATGATTTTCGTGAAGAATCGATAATCGTTGAGATTGATAATAATAATGGAATTTACGTTGATGACACCAAACTTGCAAATCCGTCCGAAATTGTGCAGGCGATTTTAGACCGCCGCGATCAGGCCGGAAAACCCAAACGTGAATTAGTACTCAGCGCGCATAAAGCAGCCCGGCACGAAACAGTCGTTGCTGTCGTCGATGCTGCCAACGAAGTCGGTATGCAGAAAATTAGACTCGCCACGTATCGCGGTCCTGAAGACTGACATCTGAGAAGGACTTTATTATCCAATCATCTGCTTCACGAATTTCTGTAAAGATAAGTAATTGAAATGGCCAGTTTAGAAATATCATTCTTGTCCGGAAAAACTCAGATCATTGAGCTATCCAAACAACAGCCTGTTTCAATCGGCAGTCATACATCAAACGATTTACAGATTGATAGCGATGGCGTCGCTTCGATGCAATGCAGGATCAGCTGGAATAAAAAAGGATACGAAGCTTTAGCTGCAACCAGCGATGGCATTGAAATCAATGGAACCATGTCCGGACGGTCGCTCTTGAGCGATGGAGATTTAATCCGCATCGGGGAAGCAGATATCCTGTTCGTAGATGAAGTCGATCTTCTGGACCTCAGTGCGCCGCTCCCTGATGTCACAGGCGATCAGGAAAGTTCCATGTATGACCTGAAACCGGTCAGCCAGGATATGGGTGATCTCGAACTACGCACGCCTGCGAAGTCCAAAGAAACAACAAAAGCCAGTTCAAAATCTAAAAAGAAGAACTCATCGAAAACCAGAAAAGAGAAAAAACCAACGAAGCCAGAGGAAACACCAGAAGAAGAATTGCCACCCGATGATGATCTGGATTTGGCATCAGCGGCTGAACTACTCAAGGAATCAGAACCGAATAAGCCAGCATCTGCTGCCCCGAAACAGTTTCTATCTCGCTCCAGTGAACATGCATCCGAAGAACCGACCGAACCTGGAACAACAGCAAAGCCTGATAAAAACAGTGCCCTCTCGCTGAAAGATCGAATTCGACATCGCTCTTCCCGCAATGCAGTCCGCCCGGGTGAACGCCAAATCGTCCGATCACCACTGGTGCTTTCATTAACCGGTGGCGCCGTGCTGCTGACACTGACAGCACTCACATTCTGGTTTATTATTGGACGCGATACGGCTAAACGTCACTACGACGCTGCCGTCCAGGAAATGGAAGCGGGAAAATATGCTCAGGCTATTCAACTCTTCGAATACTTTCTGGAAAATTATAACAAGAGTGATTATGCAGACGAAACACGCATATTGCTGAGTAAATCGTTTGTTGAAAAAGAAATCTCAGGCTCAACTCCTGCCTGGAATGCTGGTCTGGAAGCGACCAATAAATTCATCAAAAAACACCGTGATGATACCAACTTCAAAGAACTCTACCCGACACTCGTCGATTACGGGCAACGCATCGCTCTCGGTGCAGTCGAAACAGCCAGCCGCACGAAAGAACGTGATCTATTAACCGTTTCCAAGAACGCCGAAAGTATTCTCACCCGGTACAGCCCGCAGGATGCTCCGCCAACTGACACGTTAGCTAAAATCAAAGCTGGTTACGAAAAGGCAGAAGCGGAGATTTTGCGAAAAGAAGTGTTTGATGTCGCCGTCAAAGAAATCGAAGAGGCCCTCAAGCAAAAACAGACGCACCAGGCAATCGAACGCAGACGCCTGCTGCTGGATCGATATCCGTATTACAAAAATGACCGCAAGATGGCAACGATCCTGACTCAAATCCTGGAAGTAGAAAAAGGCCTGATTCAGACAAACAATGAGCCTATTCCCGCCTCAACAGAAAAGTACCCTGAAACGTTCCCACAAGCGGTTACCCTCGCACTTCACACCCGCTCCCGATCGAACGATACTTCTGACGGGCGTAATGTATTCGCATTGGCGAACGGCAGTTGTTTTGGAATTGATTCCGTAACCGGCGATCCCATCTGGCGACGTCCAGTCGGCCTGGATGCTCCCTTTGCCCCGATCACCTTCTCAGGCAAAGAACCTTCCTTGCTGCTCTACGATACGCGTCACCAGGAACTTTTGTGCGTGACTCAAAAAGACGGAACGTTAGTCTGGCGCCAGAAACTCCCGGCGTCCCCTTCCGGAAAACCTTTGATTCACCAGGGGTTGGTGATCGTCTCCTGCAATTCAGGTGATTTATTAAACATTGACTTACTTAGTGGGAATATTACTTCACAACTCAAGTTTGCTCAGCCACTAGTCGGCGCCCCCGGTTTGGTCTACGGCGAACAAGCGGTAGCTGTCGCCGGAAATCAAGCCGTCGTCTATCTGGTCTCCCTGCGTCCTTTTGAGTGTCAGAAAGTTGCTTCACTGGGCCACCGACCGGGTACAGTAAAAATTCCTATTATTTCCATGGGAAAATTGCTCATGGTCTGTGAAAATGACCGTGCAGACTCTGCTCTACTCCATGTCCTGGATGGAAGCGGGGAAAACACAGCACTCAACGAACTCGAACAATATCGGATCAAAGGACATGTTCAGAGCATGCCCGTCCTGCGCGGCAAACAGTTATTTTTTCCAACCGTTCCCGAACGCATTACCGCCTTCACCGTCACTGATGAAGAAGGCAAACGAAAACTGTCAGAGATTGCCTCATATCAACTACAAGATCCGCTTTCCTGTCAGATCTACCTCTCTGCAGGATCAGGCGGTCAACTCTGGATGAGTAGTTCCGCACTACGAAAATTCACACTGCTCAACACCGGAATCAAAATGGACAAAAAGAAGATTGCAGATGGCTTAGGAGCACAGCCCATGCAATTGATTGGCAATAATCTCTATCTGGCCCGCCGACTGCTGTCTTCCAATTCCGTGATCTTTACGATCGCCAACCGGAATGAAATGACCAGTTCCTGGAAATCGATATTAGGTACAGACATCCTGGCAACATACTCTTACGGAGATAAGCAAACGGATGGTTTACTCTGTCTCACGTCAGATGGGGATATCTTTCGGCTCCGGAATAATGATTTTGCACCAGACGCAGCAAGCTTTAAAGAAAGAAACATTACCCAGTTAAAGCTTCCCGAAAGTCTTACCGCGCCACTGAAATCAACTCAATTTGCAAATGGAAAAATTGCAGTCTACTGTGGTCTCCCGGAACCGACGCTCTGGATTCTCAACGCGTTTGGTCAACTCGAACAAACCATCGAACTCAAAGCCCCACTGGATACGATGCCTGTTTTCCTGGGTGATGGCATCGCTCTCCCCTTCGAGAAAAAAATCGCCGTCTTCCGAAAAGGCCAAGGCATGAATACGGTCCAGGAATTCATCCTCCCGGAAAATATCGCCGCAGATGCACAGTGGAAGCAACTCGTTCCCATCTCTCAGGATCAATGTATCGCTATTACATCCAGCGGCCAATTGATCTCTTTGCAATACCGTACCACTCCCATCCGGCATCTTGCAGTATTGTCAATCGCCGACTCAAAACAACCAATCGACTTTAAAGCGGCAAAAGGAAATAACATGCTGGCCATTGCCGACGCTTCAGGGCAACTACAACTGCTCGATGCGAAAACGGCTCAAGTCAAAGCAAAACTACAACTGCCAGTTCCCGCGACCAATGACCTTTGGATCACAGACGAATTACTGTTTGTCGAATCGAAACAAACGTTAAGCTGTTTTGATCTCAAGAATGAACTGCAAAAAGTATGGGAGCTCAAACTGCCAGGAGCCTCTCTGGCGGGCGCCCCGACGGTGATTGACAAGCGGCTTTTACTCTCGCTCCAGAATGGAGCTCTGCTCTCAGTGGATCCGCAATCTGGTCAAATTCAATCAAAGGCCAATGCCCCCTTGCCTGCCAGCGGATCAATTGTGAATCTGGAAAAACTGATTATCGTACCAACGGTCGATGGAAGCTTGTATCGAATTGATCAGGTCCTGCAGCAGAAAGGACAAGCATCACTATGATTCAATCTAAAAAGACCAGACAGTTTTTTCGTTTCTTGATCTTACTTCTATTCATAGTCAATCTATCAACGGCTGTTGCGCAAAAAAAAGAGACCGACAACACAAAATCATCAAAAGCGGCAACAGCTGAAAAAGAGTCGCCCAAAACCGCTCCTCCCGAAGAAGAAACAGAGCCACTTTTACCCAAAATCGAAGCAATGCAGGTCCCCACGGTTGAAGAACTGCTCAAAAAACCGCCGGTCGATTGGGTCGTTTTGGAAAACGATTTCGTGTTGATTGTGGAACCCGTCTATCCGCGACCCGATACACTGGGACAACTCGAAGCCGCATTAAAGGAAAGCTATAGCTGGCCCAAACCAAAAAGCAAAGAAGAAATTGATGAGCAACGCAAAACGCGAGCCTCATACAATTTCCTCATTTTGACTTTGGTAAACGATAAAGAGAACCCGGAATATCGGATCCAGAGAAAAAGTGTCAAACAAGTCATTCATCATGAAGATCAGATCCTGAAACGGATTGATGTGCTGTTGAATGACAACGATTTAAAGACTGCGTTTGAAATGTTGCTGATCCTCGACCGCAAGCATCGCGACTGGCCTGGATTTAAACAACGGGAACAACGGCTTCTCTTTCTGGAAGCCAGGGATAAACAGAAATCACAACAATACGATAACGCACTGGCTTTTATCGGCGATTTACATGACCGTGCTCCGGAATACCCGGGTCTGAGTAAACTCGCCGGAGAAGTGATTGATGTCATTATGACTCAATCTGTGAAAGCAGGGGCGTTTCGAAAGGCACACTACTATTTGAAACGTCTGGCGACGATGTTCCCCAGGCAACAAATCGTTACCAAATGGGAAGCAGAGTTCCTGAACCAGTCTAATACAATCCTCACCCAGGCAGAGCAGGAAGCGAATCAGAATCATTTTCAACAGGCCATTCAGCTCGTCTATCAGGCTTCAATTGTTTGGCCAGCCAACCCACGACTCCGTGAAGCATTACTCCGTTACCATAATCGATACCCAGTAATCAATATTGGTGTTCTTGAAACAGCTTTGGAGAAAAGCCCCTATTTTCTGGAACGAGACTCAACACGCCGGCATCAAAAGCTGACTCAAATCCCCTTATTTGAAGTGGGTCGCGTCGATCAGACTCCTCAATACCAGAGCCGATTTTTTGAACAATGGGAACCCACCGACCTGGGTCGCCGTGCCGATTTTGTCTTACGGCATTCCTATGCTACATGGGAATCACATCCGATGTTAATGGCGGCTGATATCACGCGATTCCTGCGAAATAAAATCACGCCGGGAAACAGCCAATACGACGAACGCTTTGACAGCTATGTGCGATCTGTTTCAACCACTTCCCCCTTTACGTTCAGTATTTATTTTGATCGCGTCCCCTTACGCACAGAATGGTTATTATCGCTACCCATAGAAGCCCCCCCCATCTGGGAAAACGTCGCGGTCGAACCGGAAAGCGAAACGGCAACACCTGGTATTTTTGTCTCGAGCCGATTCGTTGTAGATCAGAAAACGCCAAATGAGGTTCGTTATATCAGAGCCATTCCGGAGCCCTCTGATCTTCGCGATTTAAACATTGCCCAGATCAATGAGATCAGATATCCGAATTTTGAAAAATCCTTTCAGGCCTTATTGCTCGGCGAAGTCTCTGTGCTCCCCTTCCTGCCCGCCAAACTTATTTCGTTTTTCCAGGAACAGGAAGAATTTAACGTAGTCCAAAGCGAAATCCCTTTATCACATGTTCTACAGTTTAACCCGGAAAGCAAACCCCTGAAAATTGTAGAGCTGCGTCGTGCTCTGGCCTATGCAATTGATCGTAACAAGATTTTAAATGAAACCTTGCTGCACGAATCAAAACTCTTGAACGGTCGATTGATTACCGCCCCGTATTATACCGGGCTGCAGGTTTACAATCAGCAGGTTCCTCAACGTGAATATAATTACCCTTTAGCCGTTGCGTTAACAGTCGCATCACAGAATAAACTGGGAAGAAATTTTCGACCATTGAACATGCTTTGCGATCCCAATCCGGAAGCACAGGAAGCTGCGCAGGAAATGATCAAAGCCTGGGCGAGAGCTGGCATCCATGTCATCCTGATCCCCAATACTCCTGCTGAAGCAGAAAAAAAAGACTTAAAATGGGATATCGTCTATCGTACCGTATCCATGACAGAACCAGTCACGGAGCTCTGGCCGTTCCTGACAGTTGGAAAAGGCGCACAAATCGAATCTCTGAAAATCTTCCCGGACTGGATGCGACAGAAATTAATTGAACTGGATGAAGCAACCGACTGGGAAACTGCCACAGAACTCTTAAAGAAATTACAACAGCAACTCTACTCCATGGCTCATATTATCCCCTTATGGGAAATTGATCAGTTCCATGTCTTCCGGACAAATATCAAAGGTTACGCTGACCGTCCCTTAAATTTCTACGATAATGTAGAACAATGGATTACGACGCCCCTCTATCCGAAAGTGGAAACGTTTACTCAAAAATAGCAAGCTGTGAATTGATCTGATTAAATGAAAGAATGATGTTGGTAAAATAATGCGTGTTTTCGATGGTTACAAATTCTGCCTGATTGCCTCTCTGATCTGGGGACTTGTTCTCTTTTCAGAATCAGTTGCCATTGCGCAATCGGAACAGACGCCAACCTCCGCAATCGAGTCACGGCACATTAGTCTCAGGCCCTACCGCATCAGAATCGAAATCGCCTACGCTCCGGACACCCGCTTGAATTCTAAAAGCCGCCGGCAGCTTGAACAACAGCTCCAGCAGATCATTGAACGCTCTGTGGGTGAGAAATGGACTCTTTCAGAAGCAGAGCAACAGCAGTCCGATGCAGCAGCTGTCGGAATTTATGAAAATGACTGGCTGCCCCTTGCTTCCAGTGAGGGTTTAACGCGTTTGCAATCAGAAGACATTCTGAAGCGCTACCCTCAACAGGCATTTGAAAAGCTGTTTCTGATGGCGATTGAGCCGCAGGGCATTGGATATCTGGTTACCGGAAGAGAATTCGATGTA
This genomic interval from Gimesia alba contains the following:
- a CDS encoding ExbD/TolR family protein translates to MPIKFYCNQCGQRLSISSKKAGKTVSCPACHKQITIPLKSQARRSEQTENRAAPPTEADLSPQINTPLDQDQNQLLDDLDDLGPLGESWDELLDDDWEVAAAEEASQPVVAEAQEDQIDEPEVEKTAPTEKQQPTAEVTSPPKEQSTPPEPVSPVTETKPKVEKTKAAVSTVAATSTVTSMQFEEDDEDEDDEDEGFSIRSAESDFEEMDLTPMVDVTFLLLIFFMITASFSLQKSIQVPPPNPDEDGVSQSLQTLDDFREESIIVEIDNNNGIYVDDTKLANPSEIVQAILDRRDQAGKPKRELVLSAHKAARHETVVAVVDAANEVGMQKIRLATYRGPED
- a CDS encoding outer membrane protein assembly factor BamB family protein, with product MSGKTQIIELSKQQPVSIGSHTSNDLQIDSDGVASMQCRISWNKKGYEALAATSDGIEINGTMSGRSLLSDGDLIRIGEADILFVDEVDLLDLSAPLPDVTGDQESSMYDLKPVSQDMGDLELRTPAKSKETTKASSKSKKKNSSKTRKEKKPTKPEETPEEELPPDDDLDLASAAELLKESEPNKPASAAPKQFLSRSSEHASEEPTEPGTTAKPDKNSALSLKDRIRHRSSRNAVRPGERQIVRSPLVLSLTGGAVLLTLTALTFWFIIGRDTAKRHYDAAVQEMEAGKYAQAIQLFEYFLENYNKSDYADETRILLSKSFVEKEISGSTPAWNAGLEATNKFIKKHRDDTNFKELYPTLVDYGQRIALGAVETASRTKERDLLTVSKNAESILTRYSPQDAPPTDTLAKIKAGYEKAEAEILRKEVFDVAVKEIEEALKQKQTHQAIERRRLLLDRYPYYKNDRKMATILTQILEVEKGLIQTNNEPIPASTEKYPETFPQAVTLALHTRSRSNDTSDGRNVFALANGSCFGIDSVTGDPIWRRPVGLDAPFAPITFSGKEPSLLLYDTRHQELLCVTQKDGTLVWRQKLPASPSGKPLIHQGLVIVSCNSGDLLNIDLLSGNITSQLKFAQPLVGAPGLVYGEQAVAVAGNQAVVYLVSLRPFECQKVASLGHRPGTVKIPIISMGKLLMVCENDRADSALLHVLDGSGENTALNELEQYRIKGHVQSMPVLRGKQLFFPTVPERITAFTVTDEEGKRKLSEIASYQLQDPLSCQIYLSAGSGGQLWMSSSALRKFTLLNTGIKMDKKKIADGLGAQPMQLIGNNLYLARRLLSSNSVIFTIANRNEMTSSWKSILGTDILATYSYGDKQTDGLLCLTSDGDIFRLRNNDFAPDAASFKERNITQLKLPESLTAPLKSTQFANGKIAVYCGLPEPTLWILNAFGQLEQTIELKAPLDTMPVFLGDGIALPFEKKIAVFRKGQGMNTVQEFILPENIAADAQWKQLVPISQDQCIAITSSGQLISLQYRTTPIRHLAVLSIADSKQPIDFKAAKGNNMLAIADASGQLQLLDAKTAQVKAKLQLPVPATNDLWITDELLFVESKQTLSCFDLKNELQKVWELKLPGASLAGAPTVIDKRLLLSLQNGALLSVDPQSGQIQSKANAPLPASGSIVNLEKLIIVPTVDGSLYRIDQVLQQKGQASL
- a CDS encoding ABC transporter substrate-binding protein — translated: MIQSKKTRQFFRFLILLLFIVNLSTAVAQKKETDNTKSSKAATAEKESPKTAPPEEETEPLLPKIEAMQVPTVEELLKKPPVDWVVLENDFVLIVEPVYPRPDTLGQLEAALKESYSWPKPKSKEEIDEQRKTRASYNFLILTLVNDKENPEYRIQRKSVKQVIHHEDQILKRIDVLLNDNDLKTAFEMLLILDRKHRDWPGFKQREQRLLFLEARDKQKSQQYDNALAFIGDLHDRAPEYPGLSKLAGEVIDVIMTQSVKAGAFRKAHYYLKRLATMFPRQQIVTKWEAEFLNQSNTILTQAEQEANQNHFQQAIQLVYQASIVWPANPRLREALLRYHNRYPVINIGVLETALEKSPYFLERDSTRRHQKLTQIPLFEVGRVDQTPQYQSRFFEQWEPTDLGRRADFVLRHSYATWESHPMLMAADITRFLRNKITPGNSQYDERFDSYVRSVSTTSPFTFSIYFDRVPLRTEWLLSLPIEAPPIWENVAVEPESETATPGIFVSSRFVVDQKTPNEVRYIRAIPEPSDLRDLNIAQINEIRYPNFEKSFQALLLGEVSVLPFLPAKLISFFQEQEEFNVVQSEIPLSHVLQFNPESKPLKIVELRRALAYAIDRNKILNETLLHESKLLNGRLITAPYYTGLQVYNQQVPQREYNYPLAVALTVASQNKLGRNFRPLNMLCDPNPEAQEAAQEMIKAWARAGIHVILIPNTPAEAEKKDLKWDIVYRTVSMTEPVTELWPFLTVGKGAQIESLKIFPDWMRQKLIELDEATDWETATELLKKLQQQLYSMAHIIPLWEIDQFHVFRTNIKGYADRPLNFYDNVEQWITTPLYPKVETFTQK